A stretch of the Drosophila subpulchrella strain 33 F10 #4 breed RU33 unplaced genomic scaffold, RU_Dsub_v1.1 Primary Assembly Seq24, whole genome shotgun sequence genome encodes the following:
- the LOC119559391 gene encoding mitochondrial mRNA pseudouridine synthase Trub2 isoform X3, with the protein MRANHRHVSADRISGLAASIQASHQRKMFELCGVDLQTQEAYDLACKGLLRPADESQPVVYGIRLVHFERPHFTLELHSINETQEYLVALVHDLALELRTAAHCSQLRCVRHAHFDVRDSLLRNSWHLPGIIKNLRHQRDILRAHKQHHRVELKAIH; encoded by the coding sequence ATGCGCGCTAACCATCGACACGTGTCAGCGGACAGGATTAGCGGTCTGGCCGCCTCCATACAGGCCTCTCATCAGCGCAAAATGTTTGAGCTCTGTGGCGTCGATTTGCAGACACAGGAGGCATACGATTTGGCCTGTAAGGGGCTCCTCCGCCCAGCGGACGAAAGCCAACCCGTTGTTTACGGCATAAGGCTTGTCCACTTTGAGCGGCCGCACTTTACGTTGGAACTGCACTCTATCAACGAGACGCAGGAGTACCTGGTCGCCCTAGTGCACGATTTGGCCTTGGAATTACGCACTGCCGCGCATTGCTCCCAGCTGCGCTGCGTGCGGCACGCCCACTTTGATGTTAGGGATAGTCTGCTCAGAAACTCTTGGCACTTGCCAGGCATCATAAAGAACCTGCGCCATCAACGAGACATACTACGGGCGCACAAGCAACACCACCGAGTCGAGCTAAAAGCTATTCATTAA
- the LOC119559391 gene encoding uncharacterized protein LOC119559391 isoform X4 encodes MALTKVYNAATAFKNLGGVLNVYKPAGMKVKHVRNAILNNICKGLNKMEQREPGKLREGRFLGTGTAADPVLHHIAYQTDLSDHVLSAGPRYLSRDLTCSTVSSLGDHTSGVLRERVSLAAYEKAGLYGSTT; translated from the exons ATGGCTCTTACGAAGGTCTATAATGCTGCCACAGCCTTTAAGAACTTGGGCGGCGTTCTCAATGTGTACAAACCTGCAGGCATGAAGGTAAAGCACGTGCGCAATGCCATTCTTAACAACATTTGCAAGG GACTCAACAAAATGGAGCAGCGGGAACCAGGTAAATTGCGGGAAGGCAGATTCCTGGGCACAGGTACAGCCGCTGATCCTGTACTGCACCATATTGCTTACCAGACGGATCTGTCAGACCACGTTCTTTCCGCCGGACCTCGATACCTTTCTCGAGACCTGACCTGCTCCACAGTGTCCAGCCTGGGGGATCACACCAGCGGAGTTCTTC GGGAACGGGTCAGTCTAGCAGCATACGAAAAAGCCGGCCTGTACGGGTCTACCACATAA
- the LOC119559391 gene encoding mitochondrial mRNA pseudouridine synthase Trub2 isoform X1, with amino-acid sequence MALTKVYNAATAFKNLGGVLNVYKPAGMKVKHVRNAILNNICKGLNKMEQREPGKLREGRFLGTGTAADPVLHHIAYQTDLSDHVLSAGPRYLSRDLTCSTVSSLGDHTSGVLLFGINRGTGQSSSIRKSRPVRVYHITGRLGSATENHLPDSRVTMRANHRHVSADRISGLAASIQASHQRKMFELCGVDLQTQEAYDLACKGLLRPADESQPVVYGIRLVHFERPHFTLELHSINETQEYLVALVHDLALELRTAAHCSQLRCVRHAHFDVRDSLLRNSWHLPGIIKNLRHQRDILRAHKQHHRVELKAIH; translated from the exons ATGGCTCTTACGAAGGTCTATAATGCTGCCACAGCCTTTAAGAACTTGGGCGGCGTTCTCAATGTGTACAAACCTGCAGGCATGAAGGTAAAGCACGTGCGCAATGCCATTCTTAACAACATTTGCAAGG GACTCAACAAAATGGAGCAGCGGGAACCAGGTAAATTGCGGGAAGGCAGATTCCTGGGCACAGGTACAGCCGCTGATCCTGTACTGCACCATATTGCTTACCAGACGGATCTGTCAGACCACGTTCTTTCCGCCGGACCTCGATACCTTTCTCGAGACCTGACCTGCTCCACAGTGTCCAGCCTGGGGGATCACACCAGCGGAGTTCTTC TTTTCGGGATCAATAGGGGAACGGGTCAGTCTAGCAGCATACGAAAAAGCCGGCCTGTACGGGTCTACCACATAACCGGCCGCCTTGGCAGCGCTACGGAGAACCACTTGCCAGACTCACGAGTCACTATGCGCGCTAACCATCGACACGTGTCAGCGGACAGGATTAGCGGTCTGGCCGCCTCCATACAGGCCTCTCATCAGCGCAAAATGTTTGAGCTCTGTGGCGTCGATTTGCAGACACAGGAGGCATACGATTTGGCCTGTAAGGGGCTCCTCCGCCCAGCGGACGAAAGCCAACCCGTTGTTTACGGCATAAGGCTTGTCCACTTTGAGCGGCCGCACTTTACGTTGGAACTGCACTCTATCAACGAGACGCAGGAGTACCTGGTCGCCCTAGTGCACGATTTGGCCTTGGAATTACGCACTGCCGCGCATTGCTCCCAGCTGCGCTGCGTGCGGCACGCCCACTTTGATGTTAGGGATAGTCTGCTCAGAAACTCTTGGCACTTGCCAGGCATCATAAAGAACCTGCGCCATCAACGAGACATACTACGGGCGCACAAGCAACACCACCGAGTCGAGCTAAAAGCTATTCATTAA
- the LOC119559381 gene encoding SET domain-containing protein SmydA-8, which produces MELSTDCPVCQVAASQACTRCKIVRYCGREHQKQHWPQHKRSCRPFREEQDAQLGRYLMATQDIAAGQIVFIEEPLVVGPKWYLSDAEKEASIVPCVACFMPSRLGKHQCRRCQWPVCSAGCQHEDLECSVLSLGSGPPPRSNVRSLNDYFRGDALLVLKCLLLQRQNPAKWTALLEMQSHEEERRGTELYEEAENRVVSYLQQRFLHRLKPSLLDDYGPELLHRLCGIIETNFMVIEQPTGVELSGLFRQACMMEHACQPNCDFLFDGINKQIAVRAGCDLRKGEHLRITYTNILWGTQLRQQHLRLTKHFGCRCSRCLDPTEYGTYISALACLGDVNQTCTGTHLPVDPLDEKTQWKCNSCPMMVDAAYVTELQTHMTEQVEGLMSGCPSANQVELLLSRLSQMLHPNHFLTFNLRHTLIQLYGNEDGLQLCELSDEQLERKLRICDELYSVCQRLDPYSIKLAIYVTVILIEMAHTLEEQARRASSEGITLLELAQARLKKAQVVMKKEKESVAGKKLNAKLQKDIFQCENLILAYTYNQKRDFSRKT; this is translated from the exons ATGGAGTTGAGCACCGACTGTCCTGTTTGCCAAGTGGCTGCATCGCAGGCTTGTACAAGGTGCAAAATAGTGCGTTACTGCGGTCGAGAGCACCAGAAGCAGCACTGGCCGCAGCACAAGCGCAGCTGCAGGCCATTCAGGGAGGAGCAGGATGCCCAACTGGGCAGGTATCTAATGGCTACCCAGGACATCGCAGCCGGTCAGATAGTCTTTATCGAGGAGCCGCTGGTGGTGGGTCCGAAGTGGTACCTCTCCGACGCAGAGAAGGAGGCCTCCATCGTTCCGTGCGTGGCCTGTTTTATGCCGAGCCGTCTAGGCAAGCACCAGTGTCGCAG ATGCCAATGGCCAGTCTGCAGCGCCGGCTGTCAGCACGAGGACCTGGAGTGCAGTGTGCTTAGCCTGGGGTCGGGGCCACCTCCTCGTTCGAATGTCCGTTCTTTGAACGATTATTTTAGAGGAGATGCACTACTGGTGCTCAAATGTCTGCTTCTGCAGCGACAAAATCCGGCAAAATGGACTGCCCTGCTAGAGATGCAGTCCCACGAGGAGGAGCGCAGGGGCACCGAGCTCTACGAGGAGGCAGAAAATCGGGTTGTCAGCTACCTGCAGCAGCGGTTTTTACACCGACTAAAGCCAAGCCTTTTGGACGATTACGGACCGGAGTTACTGCATCGACTGTGCGGCATCATCGAAACAAATTTTATGGTCATCGAGCAACCGACTGGTGTGGAACTGAGCGGGCTGTTTCGTCAGGCATGTATGATGGAGCACGCCTGTCAGCCAAATTGCGACTTTCTGTTCGATGGTATCAACAAGCAGATTGCTGTGCGAGCTGGCTGTGACCTGCGAAAGGGCGAACACCTACGGATTACCTATACTAATATTTTGTGGGGCACACAACTACGCCAGCAGCATCTGCGGCTCACGAAGCATTTTGGCTGCCGGTGCAGTCGCTGTTTGGATCCAACAGAATACGGTACCTATATAAGTGCACTGGCGTGTCTGGGCGATGTAAACCAAACGTGCACTGGCACCCATCTGCCTGTGGATCCGCTGGACGAGAAAACACAGTGGAAGTGCAATTCTTGTCCAATGATGGTGGACGCCGCCTACGTGACTGAACTGCAGACCCACATGACCGAGCAGGTAGAGGGCCTTATGAGCGGATGTCCTTCCGCGAATCAGGTTGAATTGCTTCTGTCCCGCCTGTCTCAAATGTTGCATCCAAACCACTTTCTTACGTTCAACCTTAGACACACATTGATCCAGCTTTATGGCAACGAAGATGGCTTGCAATTGTGTGAGCTTAGCGACGAGCAGCTGGAGCGAAAACTGCGCATCTGCGATGAGTTATACAGCGTTTGCCAACGTCTTGATCCGTACAGCATCAAACTCGCTATCTACGTGACGGTCATTCTGATTGAGATGGCACATACTCTGGAGGAGCAGGCTCGAAGGGCATCATCAGAGGGAATTACTCTTCTGGAACTGGCACAGGCACGTCTCAAGAAAGCGCAGGTGGTCATGAAGAAGGAGAAAGAATCCGTAGCGGGCAAGAAACTAAACGCCAAGCTTCAAAAGGATATCTTTCAGTGTGAAAATCTAATTCTGGCCTATACCTATAACCAAAAACGTGACTTCAGTCGAAAAACCTAA
- the LOC119559464 gene encoding WD repeat-containing protein 74 isoform X1 — protein sequence MKWTTANIKHANYTEKHELYVGTHTGSFKYLVPASEKSPHGQSNLSDLGALGKDSRVTSLAFGNEAQTDILLGRAKTEVELHSFSDGRRSKKTVFFNAAPIVGLARYDDKLIAGIGNGQIQSLELQAENKSEPVVIATGNQMDHLRQCAQVRSIVATGGKERQNNLKVYDMSSDGKQIFSSKNLPNDYLQLEVPVWDCDIGFVDGPSVLATCSRTGYVRLYDTRKQRRPIASFASDEHGMSFTALVAQGNFIYTGTSMGALKAFDTRRMKTHVHTYKGFTGGISDLHLDTTGRYLSSASLDRYVRIHDAESTVLLYQCYVKSKATKIIIRQLESERKIIEQPESDAELEVVSNVRQMKSVSATPVDNEYEDMFDQMPTINDSDDDSEGTEVTATKQSKDKLKRKSAITSLKSKKRKGVQN from the exons ATGAAGTGGACTACGGCAAATATCAAGCACGCAAACTACACTGAAAAGCACGAACTGTATGTGGGAACACACACTGGCTCCTTTAAAT ATTTGGTACCTGCTTCAGAAAAGTCTCCACATGGACAAAGCAACTTGAGCGATCTTGGAGCCCTGGGCAAGGATTCTCGCGTCACATCGCTGGCCTTTGGCAACGAGGCCCAGACGGATATCCTTCTCGGCCGAGCTAAGACCGAAGTGGAGCTGCACTCCTTTTCAGATGGGAGGCGCTCCAAAAAGACAGTATTCTTTAACGCGGCTCCGATCGTTGGACTGGCACGGTACGATGACAAACTAATTGCCGGCATTGGCAACGGACAGATACAGAGCCTTGAGCTGCAGGCGGAAAATAAATCTGAGCCCGTGGTTATTGCCACGGGCAACCAAATGGACCATCTGCGTCAGTGCGCGCAGGTCAGGAGCATTGTGGCCACTGGCGGCAAGGAGcgccaaaacaatttaaaggtaTACGATATGAGCTCCGACGGCAAGCAGATCTTTAGCTCTAAGAACCTGCCCAACGACTATCTCCAGCTGGAGGTGCCCGTCTGGGACTGCGACATCGGATTTGTGGATGGACCCAGTGTGCTGGCCACCTGCTCGCGAACCGGCTACGTCCGCCTTTACGATACGCGCAAGCAGCGTCGTCCGATCGCAAGTTTTGCCAGCGACGAGCACGGAATGAGTTTTACAGCTTTAGTGGCGCAGGGAAATTTTATTTACACTGGGACCTCAATGGGTGCTTTAAAAGCCTTTGATACTCGACGTATGAAAACGCATGTGCACACTTACAAGGGATTCACCGGTGGGATCAGTGATCTTCATCTAGATACCACTGGGCGGTACCTAAGCTCTGCTAGCCTAGACCGATATGTTCGCATCCATGACGCTGAATCTACAGTGCTGCTCTACCAATGTTACGTGAAATCGAAGGCCACCAAGATTATTATTCGTCAGCTGGAAAGTGAGCGAAAGATAATTGAACAGCCTGAGAGTGATGCAGAGCTAGAAGTCGTTAGTAACGTTAGGCAAATGAAGAGCGTTAGTGCAACACCTGTAGACAATGAATACGAGGACATGTTCGATCAAATGCCCACTATTAA
- the LOC119559464 gene encoding WD repeat-containing protein 74 isoform X2, whose product MKWTTANIKHANYTEKHELYVGTHTGSFKYLVPASEKSPHGQSNLSDLGALGKDSRVTSLAFGNEAQTDILLGRAKTEVELHSFSDGRRSKKTVFFNAAPIVGLARYDDKLIAGIGNGQIQSLELQAENKSEPVVIATGNQMDHLRQCAQVRSIVATGGKERQNNLKVYDMSSDGKQIFSSKNLPNDYLQLEVPVWDCDIGFVDGPSVLATCSRTGYVRLYDTRKQRRPIASFASDEHGMSFTALVAQGNFIYTGTSMGALKAFDTRRMKTHVHTYKGFTGGISDLHLDTTGRYLSSASLDRYVRIHDAESTVLLYQCYVKSKATKIIIRQLESERKIIEQPESDAELEVVSNVRQMKSVSATPVDNEYEDMFDQMPTIKVDFFKVK is encoded by the exons ATGAAGTGGACTACGGCAAATATCAAGCACGCAAACTACACTGAAAAGCACGAACTGTATGTGGGAACACACACTGGCTCCTTTAAAT ATTTGGTACCTGCTTCAGAAAAGTCTCCACATGGACAAAGCAACTTGAGCGATCTTGGAGCCCTGGGCAAGGATTCTCGCGTCACATCGCTGGCCTTTGGCAACGAGGCCCAGACGGATATCCTTCTCGGCCGAGCTAAGACCGAAGTGGAGCTGCACTCCTTTTCAGATGGGAGGCGCTCCAAAAAGACAGTATTCTTTAACGCGGCTCCGATCGTTGGACTGGCACGGTACGATGACAAACTAATTGCCGGCATTGGCAACGGACAGATACAGAGCCTTGAGCTGCAGGCGGAAAATAAATCTGAGCCCGTGGTTATTGCCACGGGCAACCAAATGGACCATCTGCGTCAGTGCGCGCAGGTCAGGAGCATTGTGGCCACTGGCGGCAAGGAGcgccaaaacaatttaaaggtaTACGATATGAGCTCCGACGGCAAGCAGATCTTTAGCTCTAAGAACCTGCCCAACGACTATCTCCAGCTGGAGGTGCCCGTCTGGGACTGCGACATCGGATTTGTGGATGGACCCAGTGTGCTGGCCACCTGCTCGCGAACCGGCTACGTCCGCCTTTACGATACGCGCAAGCAGCGTCGTCCGATCGCAAGTTTTGCCAGCGACGAGCACGGAATGAGTTTTACAGCTTTAGTGGCGCAGGGAAATTTTATTTACACTGGGACCTCAATGGGTGCTTTAAAAGCCTTTGATACTCGACGTATGAAAACGCATGTGCACACTTACAAGGGATTCACCGGTGGGATCAGTGATCTTCATCTAGATACCACTGGGCGGTACCTAAGCTCTGCTAGCCTAGACCGATATGTTCGCATCCATGACGCTGAATCTACAGTGCTGCTCTACCAATGTTACGTGAAATCGAAGGCCACCAAGATTATTATTCGTCAGCTGGAAAGTGAGCGAAAGATAATTGAACAGCCTGAGAGTGATGCAGAGCTAGAAGTCGTTAGTAACGTTAGGCAAATGAAGAGCGTTAGTGCAACACCTGTAGACAATGAATACGAGGACATGTTCGATCAAATGCCCACTATTAA GGTGGACTTTTTTAAGGTCAAATGA
- the LOC119559464 gene encoding WD repeat-containing protein 74 isoform X3 — MKWTTANIKHANYTEKHELYVGTHTGSFKYLVPASEKSPHGQSNLSDLGALGKDSRVTSLAFGNEAQTDILLGRAKTEVELHSFSDGRRSKKTVFFNAAPIVGLARYDDKLIAGIGNGQIQSLELQAENKSEPVVIATGNQMDHLRQCAQVRSIVATGGKERQNNLKVYDMSSDGKQIFSSKNLPNDYLQLEVPVWDCDIGFVDGPSVLATCSRTGYVRLYDTRKQRRPIASFASDEHGMSFTALVAQGNFIYTGTSMGALKAFDTRRMKTHVHTYKGFTGGISDLHLDTTGRYLSSASLDRYVRIHDAESTVLLYQCYVKSKATKIIIRQLESERKIIEQPESDAELEVVSNVRQMKSVSATPVDNEYEDMFDQMPTIKSNELTM; from the exons ATGAAGTGGACTACGGCAAATATCAAGCACGCAAACTACACTGAAAAGCACGAACTGTATGTGGGAACACACACTGGCTCCTTTAAAT ATTTGGTACCTGCTTCAGAAAAGTCTCCACATGGACAAAGCAACTTGAGCGATCTTGGAGCCCTGGGCAAGGATTCTCGCGTCACATCGCTGGCCTTTGGCAACGAGGCCCAGACGGATATCCTTCTCGGCCGAGCTAAGACCGAAGTGGAGCTGCACTCCTTTTCAGATGGGAGGCGCTCCAAAAAGACAGTATTCTTTAACGCGGCTCCGATCGTTGGACTGGCACGGTACGATGACAAACTAATTGCCGGCATTGGCAACGGACAGATACAGAGCCTTGAGCTGCAGGCGGAAAATAAATCTGAGCCCGTGGTTATTGCCACGGGCAACCAAATGGACCATCTGCGTCAGTGCGCGCAGGTCAGGAGCATTGTGGCCACTGGCGGCAAGGAGcgccaaaacaatttaaaggtaTACGATATGAGCTCCGACGGCAAGCAGATCTTTAGCTCTAAGAACCTGCCCAACGACTATCTCCAGCTGGAGGTGCCCGTCTGGGACTGCGACATCGGATTTGTGGATGGACCCAGTGTGCTGGCCACCTGCTCGCGAACCGGCTACGTCCGCCTTTACGATACGCGCAAGCAGCGTCGTCCGATCGCAAGTTTTGCCAGCGACGAGCACGGAATGAGTTTTACAGCTTTAGTGGCGCAGGGAAATTTTATTTACACTGGGACCTCAATGGGTGCTTTAAAAGCCTTTGATACTCGACGTATGAAAACGCATGTGCACACTTACAAGGGATTCACCGGTGGGATCAGTGATCTTCATCTAGATACCACTGGGCGGTACCTAAGCTCTGCTAGCCTAGACCGATATGTTCGCATCCATGACGCTGAATCTACAGTGCTGCTCTACCAATGTTACGTGAAATCGAAGGCCACCAAGATTATTATTCGTCAGCTGGAAAGTGAGCGAAAGATAATTGAACAGCCTGAGAGTGATGCAGAGCTAGAAGTCGTTAGTAACGTTAGGCAAATGAAGAGCGTTAGTGCAACACCTGTAGACAATGAATACGAGGACATGTTCGATCAAATGCCCACTATTAA GTCAAATGAGCTCACCAT
- the LOC119559391 gene encoding mitochondrial mRNA pseudouridine synthase Trub2 isoform X2, with translation MEQREPGKLREGRFLGTGTAADPVLHHIAYQTDLSDHVLSAGPRYLSRDLTCSTVSSLGDHTSGVLLFGINRGTGQSSSIRKSRPVRVYHITGRLGSATENHLPDSRVTMRANHRHVSADRISGLAASIQASHQRKMFELCGVDLQTQEAYDLACKGLLRPADESQPVVYGIRLVHFERPHFTLELHSINETQEYLVALVHDLALELRTAAHCSQLRCVRHAHFDVRDSLLRNSWHLPGIIKNLRHQRDILRAHKQHHRVELKAIH, from the exons ATGGAGCAGCGGGAACCAGGTAAATTGCGGGAAGGCAGATTCCTGGGCACAGGTACAGCCGCTGATCCTGTACTGCACCATATTGCTTACCAGACGGATCTGTCAGACCACGTTCTTTCCGCCGGACCTCGATACCTTTCTCGAGACCTGACCTGCTCCACAGTGTCCAGCCTGGGGGATCACACCAGCGGAGTTCTTC TTTTCGGGATCAATAGGGGAACGGGTCAGTCTAGCAGCATACGAAAAAGCCGGCCTGTACGGGTCTACCACATAACCGGCCGCCTTGGCAGCGCTACGGAGAACCACTTGCCAGACTCACGAGTCACTATGCGCGCTAACCATCGACACGTGTCAGCGGACAGGATTAGCGGTCTGGCCGCCTCCATACAGGCCTCTCATCAGCGCAAAATGTTTGAGCTCTGTGGCGTCGATTTGCAGACACAGGAGGCATACGATTTGGCCTGTAAGGGGCTCCTCCGCCCAGCGGACGAAAGCCAACCCGTTGTTTACGGCATAAGGCTTGTCCACTTTGAGCGGCCGCACTTTACGTTGGAACTGCACTCTATCAACGAGACGCAGGAGTACCTGGTCGCCCTAGTGCACGATTTGGCCTTGGAATTACGCACTGCCGCGCATTGCTCCCAGCTGCGCTGCGTGCGGCACGCCCACTTTGATGTTAGGGATAGTCTGCTCAGAAACTCTTGGCACTTGCCAGGCATCATAAAGAACCTGCGCCATCAACGAGACATACTACGGGCGCACAAGCAACACCACCGAGTCGAGCTAAAAGCTATTCATTAA